A window of the Streptomyces sp. NBC_00454 genome harbors these coding sequences:
- a CDS encoding maleylpyruvate isomerase family mycothiol-dependent enzyme yields the protein MTDHVHDLQSVREATDRLLTAAAKLDNAALAEESHLPGWSRGHILAHLARNADALVNVFEGRPMYESGTARDADIERDSGRPLLEQLEDVRNSAAAWQTVAEAPKDWTRTLELRNGVTDSASRIPFRRLVEVELHHVDLNIGYELADLPDRFTGQEIEFLAERWSGHPDVPATALTATDGRQWRTGSAGEPAVTVTGSAAALLAWLSGRADKGASLTTEGGQLPALPPL from the coding sequence ATGACTGATCATGTGCACGACCTGCAATCTGTACGTGAAGCCACCGACCGGCTGCTGACAGCGGCCGCGAAGCTGGACAACGCCGCCCTGGCCGAAGAGTCACATCTCCCCGGCTGGAGCCGTGGCCACATCCTGGCCCACCTCGCCCGCAACGCGGACGCCCTGGTGAACGTCTTCGAGGGCCGCCCCATGTACGAGAGCGGCACCGCCCGCGACGCGGACATCGAGCGCGATTCGGGACGTCCCCTGCTGGAACAGCTCGAAGACGTCCGGAATTCCGCGGCCGCCTGGCAGACCGTCGCCGAGGCCCCGAAGGACTGGACCCGCACGCTGGAGCTGCGCAACGGGGTCACCGACAGCGCCTCCCGCATCCCCTTCCGGCGCCTGGTCGAGGTCGAGCTGCACCACGTCGACCTGAACATCGGCTACGAGCTCGCGGACCTCCCCGACCGGTTCACCGGTCAGGAGATCGAGTTCCTGGCCGAGCGCTGGTCGGGCCACCCGGACGTGCCCGCGACGGCCCTGACCGCCACCGACGGCCGCCAGTGGCGCACCGGCTCCGCCGGCGAGCCCGCGGTCACCGTCACCGGGAGCGCCGCCGCCCTGCTGGCCTGGCTCTCGGGCCGCGCCGACAAGGGCGCCTCCCTCACCACCGAGGGCGGACAGCTGCCCGCCCTCCCGCCGCTCTAG
- a CDS encoding MBL fold metallo-hydrolase, producing MTYSGAVKVGGPADVHELSDLMISKVAVGGMNNNAYLLRCRATDEQLLIDAAAEPQTLLSLIGDGGIASVVTTHRHGDHWGALQSVVEATGARTYAGAHDAEGIPVPTDVLVADGDTITVGRVTLTARHLVGHTPGSIVLVYDDPHGHPHVFTGDCLFPGGVGNTWGDAKAFAQLVDDVEHKLFEPLPDETWVYPGHGGDTTLGAERPHLAEWRERGW from the coding sequence ATGACGTACAGCGGAGCGGTCAAAGTCGGCGGTCCGGCCGACGTGCACGAACTCTCGGACCTCATGATCTCCAAGGTCGCGGTCGGAGGCATGAACAACAACGCCTACCTGCTGCGGTGCCGGGCCACCGACGAGCAGCTGCTGATCGACGCCGCCGCCGAGCCCCAGACCCTGCTGAGCCTGATCGGCGACGGCGGCATCGCGTCCGTGGTCACCACCCACCGGCACGGCGACCACTGGGGCGCGCTCCAGTCGGTGGTCGAGGCGACCGGCGCGCGGACGTACGCGGGGGCCCACGACGCGGAGGGCATCCCGGTCCCGACCGACGTGCTCGTCGCGGACGGGGACACGATCACGGTCGGACGGGTCACGCTGACCGCCCGCCACCTGGTCGGCCACACCCCCGGCTCGATCGTGCTGGTCTACGACGACCCGCACGGCCACCCGCACGTGTTCACCGGCGACTGCCTCTTCCCGGGCGGCGTCGGCAACACCTGGGGCGACGCGAAGGCCTTCGCCCAGCTCGTGGACGACGTCGAGCACAAGCTCTTCGAGCCGCTGCCGGACGAGACCTGGGTCTACCCGGGCCACGGCGGCGACACCACGCTCGGCGCCGAACGTCCCCACCTGGCCGAATGGCGCGAGCGCGGCTGGTAG
- a CDS encoding MFS transporter, which produces MLRLASASLAGTAIEFYDFFVYGTAAALVLGPLFFPSFSPLAATLAAFGTFGVGFLARPLGSAVFGHIGDRHGRRPVLLGSLLLTGLATVAVGCVPSYASIGMAAPVLLVLLRFLQGFGLGGEWGGAVLLTAEHAPERRRGLWSSFPQMGPAVGFLLANGLMLTLTSTLTDGQFASWGWRVPFWAAGLLALAGLWLRRSVEETPQFRALSETGRRADAPLAEVVRGHWRLLLLTGGALAVGYAVFYAATTWSLAYATEHLGVHRSVMLACVMVAIALKGLATPVVAVLGDRYGRRPLCLAGCTACALWMFPFVALLRTADPLLMTLGLLGALLAMVTMFAVVGAYLPELYAPRIRCTGAAVGYNLGGVLGGALTPIVATALADGPGPPWAVAVYLTAIALVSLACFALLPETNPVVVRQRSGPGSGKGTDQGAEAGAAGAAAPA; this is translated from the coding sequence ATGCTCCGGCTCGCCTCGGCCTCCCTGGCCGGCACCGCCATCGAGTTCTACGACTTCTTCGTCTACGGCACCGCCGCCGCCCTGGTGCTCGGGCCGCTCTTCTTCCCCTCCTTCTCGCCGCTCGCCGCGACCCTCGCCGCCTTCGGCACCTTCGGCGTCGGCTTCCTCGCCCGTCCCCTCGGCTCCGCCGTCTTCGGCCACATCGGAGACCGCCACGGCCGCCGCCCCGTCCTGCTCGGCTCCCTGCTGCTGACCGGCCTGGCCACGGTGGCGGTGGGCTGCGTGCCCTCGTACGCCTCCATCGGGATGGCCGCGCCGGTGCTGCTGGTCCTGCTCCGGTTCCTGCAGGGCTTCGGGCTCGGCGGCGAATGGGGCGGCGCGGTACTGCTGACCGCCGAGCACGCCCCCGAGCGGCGGCGCGGGCTGTGGTCGAGCTTCCCTCAGATGGGCCCGGCGGTGGGGTTCCTGCTGGCCAACGGGCTGATGCTGACCCTGACGAGCACCCTCACCGACGGGCAGTTCGCCTCCTGGGGCTGGCGGGTGCCGTTCTGGGCCGCCGGGCTGCTGGCCCTGGCCGGGCTGTGGCTGCGCCGCTCGGTGGAGGAGACCCCGCAGTTCCGCGCGCTCTCCGAGACCGGCCGCCGGGCGGACGCACCCCTGGCCGAGGTCGTACGGGGCCACTGGCGGCTGCTCCTGCTGACCGGCGGGGCGCTCGCCGTGGGGTACGCCGTCTTCTACGCGGCCACCACCTGGTCCCTCGCGTACGCCACCGAGCACCTGGGCGTGCACCGCTCGGTGATGCTCGCCTGCGTCATGGTGGCCATCGCGCTCAAGGGCCTGGCGACCCCGGTGGTGGCGGTGCTAGGCGACCGCTACGGCCGGCGGCCGCTCTGCCTGGCGGGCTGCACGGCCTGCGCGCTGTGGATGTTCCCCTTCGTGGCCCTGCTGCGCACGGCGGACCCGCTGCTGATGACGCTGGGGCTGCTCGGCGCCCTGCTCGCGATGGTCACGATGTTCGCGGTGGTGGGCGCGTACCTGCCCGAGCTGTACGCCCCGCGGATCCGCTGCACCGGCGCGGCCGTCGGCTACAACCTCGGCGGGGTGCTGGGCGGCGCGCTGACCCCGATCGTGGCGACGGCCCTGGCGGACGGCCCGGGCCCGCCGTGGGCCGTCGCGGTGTACCTGACGGCGATCGCCCTGGTCTCGCTGGCCTGCTTCGCCCTGCTGCCGGAGACGAACCCGGTGGTGGTGCGCCAGCGGTCGGGCCCGGGCTCCGGCAAGGGCACGGACCAGGGCGCGGAGGCGGGGGCGGCCGGAGCGGCCGCCCCCGCGTAG
- a CDS encoding TerC/Alx family metal homeostasis membrane protein, translating to MDVSLTLWVLTILGLGILIGADFFIGRKPHDVSMKEAGIWTVVWVVLAALFGLGLLFFGHGQASQEFFAGFITEKSLSVDNLFVFVLIMAKFSVPTHLQQRVLLVGVLIALVLRAIFIAAGAAIIANFSWVFYIFGAFLIYTAWKLIQEARKDEEEEEFEENRLLKSIEKKFGVADRYHGTKLFIEKNGKRILTPLMVVMLAIGTTDVLFALDSIPAIFGLTQDPYIVFTANAFALMGLRQLYFLIGGLLKKLVHLSYGLSVILGFIGIKLVLHALHESGLHVPQISIPVSLGVICGVLVITTITSLMASKKQAAAEAAASPENIEA from the coding sequence GTGGACGTTTCCTTGACCCTTTGGGTGCTGACCATTCTCGGTCTGGGCATCCTCATCGGAGCCGATTTCTTCATCGGCCGCAAACCCCATGACGTTTCCATGAAGGAAGCGGGCATCTGGACGGTCGTCTGGGTCGTCCTCGCCGCGCTCTTCGGCCTGGGCCTGCTGTTCTTCGGCCACGGTCAGGCCTCACAGGAATTCTTCGCCGGTTTCATCACCGAGAAGTCCCTGAGCGTGGACAACCTCTTCGTCTTCGTCCTGATCATGGCGAAATTCTCGGTCCCCACCCACCTCCAGCAGCGCGTGCTGCTCGTGGGCGTACTGATCGCCCTCGTCCTGCGGGCGATCTTCATCGCGGCGGGCGCCGCGATCATCGCCAACTTCTCGTGGGTCTTCTACATCTTCGGCGCGTTCCTCATCTACACCGCGTGGAAGCTGATCCAGGAAGCCCGCAAGGACGAGGAGGAAGAGGAGTTCGAGGAGAACCGTCTCCTCAAGTCCATCGAGAAGAAGTTCGGTGTCGCCGACCGCTACCACGGCACCAAGCTCTTCATCGAGAAGAACGGCAAGCGGATCCTGACCCCGCTGATGGTGGTCATGCTCGCCATCGGCACCACCGACGTGCTGTTCGCCCTGGACTCGATCCCCGCGATCTTCGGCCTCACCCAGGACCCGTACATCGTCTTCACCGCCAACGCCTTCGCCCTGATGGGCCTGCGCCAGCTGTACTTCCTCATCGGCGGCCTGCTCAAGAAGCTGGTCCACCTCAGCTACGGCCTCTCCGTCATCCTGGGCTTCATCGGCATCAAGCTCGTGCTGCACGCCCTGCACGAGTCGGGCCTGCACGTCCCGCAGATCTCCATCCCGGTCTCCCTGGGCGTCATCTGCGGCGTGCTGGTGATCACCACGATCACCAGCCTGATGGCCTCGAAGAAGCAGGCGGCGGCCGAAGCCGCCGCCAGCCCGGAGAACATCGAGGCCTAG
- a CDS encoding TerD family protein: protein MTAELVRGQNHPLSRSRVEIRVSAGTPVLALAHFADESGRLSGPGAVAHPGARSLPGLEVPGGVSGQHRIEVDLDTVGAAVHRVGVVLVLPPGGPARFGAVPASYVSVAEPEGAELAGYTVTDLDTETAVLALELYRRQGAWKVRAVGQGYAAGLGALLADGGLAGPAATELAAAALGLAPSGDITLAAMPAGSAPTLPQGLRSPGPQDVPAPATPAPPDPVSGSPYGAAPGAGPGPGSGPAPGPGRDAADSPSTISYSHPRRRTSTEPPEPAPRPAASAQPGEAPRPVAGDASGWSMEERLYNQVWGMFEDLARSVAAYRGAVEFADSRMDRELDEALADPRHRLGGSGNAARDTARARRDELVARAQAVLDRDLAQLTAESEVVEPALPTAYARWDSPVWHAHAVPAESPLALRLGDLSLPEGPGLRIPMLVRVPLERGLWIDNGRTGSEAAMAMDTDRLRRAAMDMAVAHAARLLGAHPADRFAVHVIDAAGAGAASLAPLVRAGVLAGPPAAGAAGVTETLERLTRRVDLVQMAVRAGAPEDLPTDVDTADQLLIVHDFPHGFDDRAVTRLRYLADEGPAVGVHLLMVADRDEASAYGPLLDPLWRSLMRLSPVPDDHLADPWVHHAWTFEADLPPQGSRVLDQVLERVAAARRGSGR from the coding sequence ATGACGGCCGAACTGGTCCGGGGGCAGAACCACCCCCTGTCCCGGAGCCGGGTGGAGATCAGGGTCTCGGCGGGCACACCCGTGCTCGCCCTGGCCCACTTCGCCGACGAGTCGGGCCGGCTCTCCGGCCCCGGGGCGGTGGCCCATCCCGGAGCCCGGAGCCTGCCGGGCCTCGAAGTACCCGGGGGCGTCTCCGGTCAGCACCGGATCGAGGTCGACCTCGACACCGTCGGAGCGGCCGTGCACCGGGTCGGGGTGGTCCTCGTCCTGCCGCCCGGCGGCCCGGCACGCTTCGGCGCGGTCCCGGCCTCCTATGTGTCCGTGGCCGAACCGGAGGGCGCCGAGCTCGCCGGATACACGGTGACCGACCTGGACACCGAGACCGCCGTCCTGGCCCTGGAGCTGTACCGGCGCCAGGGTGCCTGGAAGGTGCGCGCCGTGGGCCAGGGGTACGCCGCCGGACTGGGCGCGCTGCTGGCCGACGGCGGCCTGGCCGGCCCGGCCGCCACGGAGCTGGCCGCCGCCGCGCTGGGGCTCGCGCCTTCGGGGGACATCACCCTGGCGGCCATGCCGGCCGGGTCGGCGCCCACCCTGCCCCAGGGCCTACGGTCCCCGGGCCCGCAGGACGTGCCCGCACCCGCGACCCCCGCGCCGCCGGACCCGGTCTCCGGTTCGCCCTACGGCGCTGCGCCCGGAGCCGGCCCGGGCCCGGGATCCGGCCCCGCGCCCGGCCCCGGCAGGGACGCCGCGGATTCCCCGTCCACCATCAGCTACTCCCACCCCCGCCGCCGCACCAGCACCGAGCCTCCGGAGCCCGCCCCGCGCCCCGCGGCGTCCGCGCAGCCGGGCGAGGCGCCCCGGCCCGTCGCCGGGGACGCGAGCGGCTGGTCCATGGAGGAACGGCTCTACAACCAGGTCTGGGGCATGTTCGAGGACCTGGCCCGCTCCGTCGCCGCCTACCGCGGGGCCGTCGAGTTCGCCGACTCCCGCATGGACCGCGAGCTCGACGAGGCCCTGGCCGACCCGCGCCACCGCCTGGGCGGCTCCGGCAACGCCGCCCGCGACACCGCCCGGGCCCGGCGCGACGAGCTCGTCGCGCGGGCGCAGGCCGTGCTCGACCGGGACCTCGCCCAGCTCACCGCCGAGTCCGAGGTGGTCGAGCCCGCGCTGCCGACCGCGTACGCCCGCTGGGACAGCCCCGTCTGGCACGCGCACGCCGTCCCCGCGGAGAGCCCGCTGGCCCTGCGCCTCGGCGACCTCAGCCTGCCGGAGGGGCCCGGGCTGCGGATCCCCATGCTGGTGCGGGTCCCGCTGGAGCGGGGCCTGTGGATCGACAATGGCCGCACCGGTTCCGAGGCCGCGATGGCCATGGACACCGACCGGCTGCGCCGGGCCGCCATGGACATGGCCGTCGCGCACGCCGCACGGCTGCTGGGCGCCCACCCCGCCGACCGGTTCGCGGTCCACGTGATCGACGCGGCCGGCGCCGGAGCCGCCTCGCTGGCTCCGCTGGTGCGCGCCGGAGTGCTGGCCGGGCCGCCCGCCGCCGGGGCCGCGGGGGTCACCGAGACCCTGGAGCGGCTGACCCGGCGCGTGGACCTCGTGCAGATGGCGGTGCGGGCCGGGGCTCCGGAGGACCTGCCGACCGATGTGGACACGGCCGATCAGCTGCTGATCGTGCACGACTTCCCGCACGGGTTCGACGACCGTGCCGTCACCCGTTTGCGCTATCTCGCCGATGAGGGTCCGGCGGTCGGCGTGCACCTGCTGATGGTCGCGGACCGTGACGAGGCCTCGGCCTACGGGCCGCTGCTGGATCCGCTGTGGCGCTCGCTGATGCGGCTGTCGCCCGTGCCGGACGACCATCTCGCCGATCCGTGGGTCCACCACGCCTGGACCTTCGAGGCGGACCTGCCGCCGCAGGGCAGCAGGGTCCTCGACCAGGTGCTGGAGCGGGTGGCGGCGGCCCGGCGCGGCTCCGGGCGGTGA
- a CDS encoding TerD family protein: MTVNMTKGQAISLQKADGGTLTAVRMGLGWQAAKRRGLFGSRTREIDLDASAVLFADKQPVDVVFFRHLQSDDGSVRHTGDNLVGGAGQGGDDESILVDLQRVPVHIDQIVFTVNSFTGQTFQEVQNAFCRIVDETNGQELARYTLDGGGQYTAQIMAKVSRVGAGWQMTALGNPANGRTFQDLMPSILPHL, translated from the coding sequence GTGACGGTCAACATGACCAAGGGTCAGGCCATCAGTCTGCAGAAGGCGGACGGAGGCACCCTGACCGCGGTCCGGATGGGTCTCGGCTGGCAGGCCGCCAAGCGCCGCGGGCTGTTCGGCTCGCGGACCCGGGAGATCGACCTCGACGCGTCGGCGGTGCTGTTCGCCGACAAGCAGCCCGTGGACGTCGTCTTCTTCCGGCACCTGCAGAGCGACGACGGCTCCGTGCGGCACACCGGTGACAACCTCGTCGGCGGCGCCGGCCAGGGTGGGGACGACGAGTCGATCCTCGTCGACCTCCAGCGCGTGCCGGTGCACATCGACCAGATCGTCTTCACGGTGAACTCCTTCACCGGCCAGACGTTCCAGGAAGTGCAGAACGCGTTCTGCCGCATCGTGGACGAGACCAACGGCCAGGAGCTGGCCCGCTACACCCTGGACGGCGGCGGGCAGTACACCGCGCAGATCATGGCGAAGGTGTCGCGCGTCGGCGCCGGCTGGCAGATGACGGCCCTCGGCAACCCGGCCAACGGCCGGACCTTCCAGGACCTGATGCCGTCGATCCTGCCGCACCTGTAA
- the uvrB gene encoding excinuclease ABC subunit UvrB has translation MRPVSKIERTVAPFEVVSSYTPSGDQPAAIAELEKRIRAGEKDVVLLGATGTGKSATTAWMIEKLQRPTLVMAPNKTLAAQLANEFRELLPNNAVEYFVSYYDYYQPEAYVPQSDTYIEKDSSINEEVERLRHSATNSLLTRRDVIVVASVSCIYGLGTPQEYVDRMVPLKVGEEMDRDQLLRRFVEIQYTRNDVAFTRGTFRVRGDTIEIFPVYEELAVRIEMFGDEIEALSTLHPLTGEVISEDRELYVFPATHYVAGPERMEKAITGIEAELAERLAELEKQGKMLEAQRLRMRTTYDLEMMRQIGSCSGIENYSLHMDDRERGSAPNTLIDYFPEDFLLVIDESHVTVPQIGAMYEGDASRKRTLVDHGFRLPSALDNRPLKWEEFQERIGQTVYLSATPGKYELARGDGFVEQIIRPTGLIDPEVVVKPTEGQIDDLVHEIRQRVEKDERVLVTTLTKKMAEDLTDYFLELGIQVRYLHSDVDTLRRIELLRELRAGEYDVLVGINLLREGLDLPEVSLVAILDADKQGFLRSGTSLIQTIGRAARNVSGQVHMYADSITPAMAQAIDETNRRREKQVAYNTEHGIDPQPLRKKINDIVATIAREELDTEELLGTGYRQAKDGKALKAPVPALGGKAGGAKAGKGAKGAKAAEVLTDRPAAELAALIEQMTERMRGAAAELQFEVAARIRDEVSELKKELRQMKEAGLA, from the coding sequence ATGCGGCCCGTATCGAAGATCGAACGCACGGTGGCGCCTTTCGAGGTCGTCAGCTCCTACACGCCCAGTGGCGACCAGCCGGCGGCCATCGCCGAGCTGGAGAAGCGCATCCGTGCAGGTGAGAAGGATGTCGTGCTGCTCGGCGCGACCGGAACCGGCAAGTCGGCGACCACCGCCTGGATGATCGAGAAGCTCCAGCGGCCCACGCTGGTGATGGCACCGAACAAGACGCTCGCCGCCCAGCTGGCGAACGAGTTCCGCGAGCTCCTGCCGAACAACGCCGTCGAGTACTTCGTCTCGTACTACGACTACTACCAGCCCGAGGCGTACGTACCGCAGTCGGACACCTACATCGAGAAGGACTCCTCGATCAACGAGGAGGTGGAGCGGCTGCGCCACTCCGCGACGAACTCCCTCCTCACCCGGCGCGACGTCATCGTCGTCGCCTCCGTGTCCTGCATCTACGGCCTCGGCACCCCGCAGGAGTACGTGGACCGGATGGTCCCCCTCAAGGTCGGCGAGGAGATGGACCGCGACCAGCTGCTGCGCCGCTTCGTCGAGATCCAGTACACGCGCAACGACGTGGCCTTCACCCGTGGCACCTTCCGGGTGCGCGGGGACACCATCGAGATCTTCCCGGTCTACGAGGAACTGGCCGTCCGCATCGAGATGTTCGGCGACGAGATCGAGGCCCTGTCCACCCTGCACCCGCTGACCGGCGAGGTGATCAGCGAGGACCGCGAGCTGTACGTCTTCCCCGCCACCCACTACGTCGCCGGCCCCGAGCGCATGGAGAAGGCGATCACCGGCATCGAGGCCGAGCTGGCCGAGCGCCTCGCCGAGCTGGAGAAGCAGGGCAAGATGCTGGAGGCGCAGCGGCTGCGCATGCGCACCACGTACGACCTGGAGATGATGCGCCAGATCGGGTCCTGCTCCGGCATCGAGAACTACTCGCTGCACATGGACGACCGAGAGCGCGGCTCCGCGCCCAACACCCTCATCGACTACTTCCCCGAGGACTTCCTCCTCGTCATCGACGAGTCGCACGTGACGGTCCCGCAGATCGGCGCGATGTACGAGGGCGACGCCTCCCGCAAGCGGACCCTGGTGGACCACGGGTTCCGCCTCCCGTCGGCCCTCGACAACCGGCCGCTGAAGTGGGAGGAGTTCCAGGAGCGGATCGGCCAGACCGTCTACCTGTCGGCGACCCCGGGCAAGTACGAGCTCGCGCGCGGCGACGGCTTCGTCGAGCAGATCATCCGCCCGACCGGCCTCATCGACCCGGAGGTGGTGGTCAAGCCCACCGAGGGCCAGATCGACGACCTCGTGCACGAGATCCGCCAGCGGGTGGAGAAGGACGAGCGGGTCCTGGTCACCACCCTCACCAAGAAGATGGCCGAGGACCTCACCGACTACTTCCTGGAGCTCGGCATCCAGGTCCGCTACCTGCACAGCGACGTGGACACCCTGCGCCGCATCGAGCTGCTGCGCGAGCTGCGGGCCGGCGAGTACGACGTCCTGGTCGGCATCAACCTGCTGCGCGAGGGCCTCGACCTGCCCGAGGTGTCGCTGGTGGCGATCCTCGACGCCGACAAGCAGGGCTTCCTGCGCTCCGGCACCTCACTGATCCAGACCATCGGCCGCGCGGCGCGCAACGTGTCCGGCCAGGTCCACATGTACGCCGACAGCATCACCCCGGCGATGGCCCAGGCGATCGACGAGACCAACCGGCGCCGGGAGAAGCAGGTCGCCTACAACACCGAGCACGGGATCGACCCGCAGCCGCTGCGCAAGAAGATCAACGACATCGTGGCCACCATCGCCCGGGAGGAGCTGGACACCGAGGAGCTCCTCGGCACCGGCTACCGGCAGGCGAAGGACGGCAAGGCGCTGAAGGCGCCGGTGCCCGCGCTGGGCGGCAAGGCCGGTGGGGCCAAGGCGGGCAAGGGGGCGAAGGGGGCCAAGGCCGCCGAGGTGCTCACCGACCGTCCCGCCGCCGAACTGGCCGCACTCATCGAGCAGATGACCGAGCGGATGCGCGGCGCCGCCGCGGAGCTGCAGTTCGAGGTCGCCGCCCGGATCCGGGACGAGGTGAGCGAACTGAAGAAGGAGCTCCGACAGATGAAGGAAGCGGGCCTCGCCTGA
- a CDS encoding glycerophosphodiester phosphodiesterase, with product MYVRPAAAATAAFLGLTLTVFGASAATAAPGPDWLSNPIVYAHRGASAYAPENTLESIDRAMTMGFDWVENDVQRTKDGELVVIHDDTLLRTTNVKQVFPDRKSWRIKDFTAAEIRSLDAGSWFGPQFAGARVPTLREYMNRVQRNRQRLLLEIKKPELYPGIEEQTLRVLEETGWLDESHVSRRLVIQSFSSASIRTVHRLRPDIVTAYLGTPAVSELPKYAEFTDRINPWYKTIDGDYVDAVHGLAGAHGKAMEVDAWIVDDAETARQVQDMGVDGIITDKPDVVRDAVGGY from the coding sequence ATGTACGTCCGACCCGCCGCCGCGGCCACCGCCGCCTTCCTTGGACTCACCCTGACCGTGTTCGGCGCCTCGGCCGCCACGGCGGCCCCCGGTCCGGACTGGCTCTCCAACCCGATCGTGTACGCCCACCGGGGGGCTTCGGCGTACGCCCCGGAGAACACCCTCGAATCGATCGACCGTGCGATGACGATGGGCTTCGACTGGGTGGAGAACGACGTCCAGCGGACCAAGGACGGCGAGCTGGTCGTGATCCACGACGACACCCTGCTCCGCACGACCAACGTCAAGCAGGTGTTCCCCGACCGCAAGTCCTGGCGCATCAAGGACTTCACGGCGGCGGAGATCCGCAGCCTGGACGCGGGCAGCTGGTTCGGACCGCAGTTCGCGGGCGCCCGCGTGCCGACCCTGCGGGAGTACATGAACCGGGTGCAGCGCAACCGGCAGCGGCTGCTCCTGGAGATCAAGAAGCCGGAGCTCTACCCCGGGATCGAGGAGCAGACCCTGCGCGTACTGGAGGAGACCGGCTGGCTCGACGAGAGCCACGTGAGCCGCCGGCTGGTGATCCAGAGCTTCAGCTCCGCGTCCATCCGCACCGTCCACCGGCTGCGCCCCGACATCGTGACGGCCTACCTCGGCACCCCGGCCGTGTCCGAACTGCCCAAGTACGCCGAGTTCACCGACCGGATCAACCCCTGGTACAAGACCATCGACGGCGACTACGTGGACGCGGTGCACGGGCTGGCCGGCGCCCACGGAAAGGCGATGGAGGTGGACGCCTGGATCGTGGACGACGCGGAGACCGCCCGCCAGGTCCAGGACATGGGCGTGGACGGAATCATCACCGACAAGCCCGACGTCGTGCGGGACGCGGTCGGCGGGTACTGA
- a CDS encoding methylated-DNA--[protein]-cysteine S-methyltransferase, producing the protein MDSTERPRGPRLEWTVVPSDIGPLLLAATPEGLVRVEFHAGPDRADRMADALISRLGADAWHPAPGEEVLLAEPIRQLTAYFAGTLRRFELPLDWRLSSGFNRQVLLELDRSVPYGSVVSYGELAARAGQPGAAQAVGNAMGSNPLPLVVACHRVVENDGGIGGFGGGVETKRTLLALEGVLPQPLF; encoded by the coding sequence GTGGACAGCACCGAGCGGCCCCGCGGGCCGCGCCTCGAATGGACCGTCGTCCCCAGCGACATCGGCCCCCTGCTCCTGGCCGCGACCCCGGAGGGTCTGGTCCGGGTGGAGTTCCACGCCGGGCCGGACCGGGCGGACAGGATGGCCGACGCGCTGATCTCCCGGCTCGGCGCCGACGCCTGGCATCCCGCACCGGGCGAGGAGGTCCTGCTGGCCGAACCGATACGCCAGCTGACCGCGTACTTCGCCGGGACGCTGCGCCGCTTCGAGCTGCCCCTCGACTGGCGGCTCAGCTCCGGCTTCAACCGGCAGGTCCTGCTGGAACTGGACCGCTCCGTGCCCTACGGGTCGGTCGTCAGCTACGGCGAGCTGGCCGCCCGCGCCGGCCAGCCGGGCGCCGCCCAGGCCGTCGGCAACGCCATGGGCTCCAACCCGCTGCCGCTGGTGGTGGCCTGCCACCGGGTCGTGGAGAACGACGGGGGCATCGGCGGCTTCGGCGGCGGAGTGGAGACCAAGCGCACCCTGCTCGCCCTGGAGGGTGTCCTCCCGCAACCGCTGTTCTGA